One Fundulus heteroclitus isolate FHET01 chromosome 1, MU-UCD_Fhet_4.1, whole genome shotgun sequence genomic window carries:
- the naca gene encoding nascent polypeptide-associated complex subunit alpha isoform X32: MPGEATETVPVTEQEMQQPQAETAPPPAPASAQHPQVASGSAKGKGAKSGQGSSAPKAVPGRRKRSSMSASSASPTSPKSTPSSTPRSPVVSPLASSAGSSAPKVVKAGKQGKAKKGEAFEPAPVQVDQKVAEVKEKPKEPSLKKSTEAKAVPDESKSQPPPAFKVTPKPAVAAPISFADTIATSPPKSGDGVVSSKPAPLMLDDELPPLIPPQKPVKVLVSTPPVAKESPKPQGDTSAPADVTKAKTGTVPKPLPVEAPKSPTPVKAVAEEAIKPASKAAAGKTGQNKPAAGSAKASDETKLISNVAPKQVEDSKASTPKGTKPNAGVKSAPAEADKPAAVHKKAEVNKQAPEKGAVEVHEAKLVDSKVTAAEAPKQAKPVAADAPKAASKTPNQAKLTDAPKQAKPAASESPKQAKPEAPKQAKPEAPKQAKPETPKQAKPAATEPPKPAASESPKQAKPETPKQAKPETPKQAKPAATESPKQAKPEAPKQAKPVASEAPKQAKPVASEAPKQAKPEAPKQAKPEAPKQAKTETPKQAKAEATEAPKPASGTPKQPKPATVEAPKQAKPTASEAPKATETQQSKATAVEAPKQAKPSGAETPKMANHTDEAPKPVQKPTEAPSKPAPVEPIVPPPAPRKLTFAEAVAKPAPVKPEAEKISAAPSNQVLSSNAAQTPAKAEPAIKIDNGSGTESDSDDSVPELEEQDSAQTQTQQAQLAAAAEIDEEPVSKAKQSRSEKKARKAMSKLGLRQVTGVTRVTIRKSKNILFVITKPDVYKSPASDTYIVFGEAKIEDLSQQAQLAAAEKFKVQGEATAKIQDNTQTPTVQEESEEEEVDETGVEVKDIELVMSQANVSRAKAVRALKNNNNDIVNAIMELTM; this comes from the exons ATGCCCGGCGAAGCAACAGAAACGGTCCCAGTCACCGAGCAGGAGATGCAGCAGCCTCAAGCAGAGACTG CTCCACCTCCTGCCCCAGCTTCCGCCCAGCACCCTCAGGTAGCCTCTGGCTCCGCCAAAGGCAAAGGTGCCAAGAGTGGGCAGGGTTCTTCTGCCCCAAAGGCTGTTCCTGGCAGAAGAAAGCGTTCTTCTATGTCTGCCTCTTCCGCTTCGCCCACTTCACCTAAATCTACTCCCTCCTCTACTCCCCGGTCACCTGTGGTGTCGCCTCTGGCTTCCTCGGCTGGTAGCTCCGCCCCAAAAGTAGTTAAGGCTGGCAAACAAGGAAAGGCCAAGAAAGGAGAGGCGTTTGAGCCTGCTCCTGTTCAGGTTGACCAGAAGGTCGCTGAGGTAAAGGAGAAGCCAAAGGAGCCTAGCCTGAAGAAATCTACTGAAGCCAAGGCTGTCCCAGATGAGTCTAAATCTCAGCCACCGCCTGCATTTAAAGTCACTCCAAAGCCTGCTGTTGCAGCACCAATTTCCTTTGCTGACACTATTGCTACCAGTCCCCCAAAATCAGGTGATGGGGTTGTTTCCTCAAAACCAGCTCCCCTTATGCTCGACGATGAGCTTCCTCCACTTATCCCACCTCAGAAGCCTGTTAAAGTGTTAGTCTCTACTCCTCCTGTTGCCAAAGAGAGTCCCAAACCTCAGGGTGATACGTCCGCCCCTGCAGACGTCACTAAAGCCAAGACGGGTACTGTGCCCAAACCTTTGCCTGTTGAAGCTCCTAAGTCACCAACCCCGGTGAAAGCTGTAGCTGAGGAGGCCATTAAGCCAGCTTCTAAGGCTGCGGCCGGGAAGACTGGCCAAAACAAACCTGCTGCTGGGTCTGCAAAGGCGTCTGATGAGACTAAATTGATCTCTAACGTGGCCCCTAAACAGGTCGAGGACAGTAAAGCTTCGACTCCTAAAGGTACAAAGCCAAATGCAGGTGTAAAATCAGCCCCGGCTGAGGCTGACAAGCCAGCAGCAGTGCACAAGAAAGCAGAGGTTAACAAACAAGCCCCCGAAAAGGGTGCCGTGGAAGTTCATGAGGCTAAACTGGTTGACTCAAAGGTAACAGCTGCTGAGGCACCCAAACAAGCCAAACCGGTGGCTGCCGATGCTCCTAAGGCAGCTTCTAAAACTCCAAACCAGGCCAAGTTGACTGATGCACCTAAGCAGGCCAAACCGGCGGCCAGCGAGTCCCCCAAGCAGGCCAAACCGGAGGCCCCCAAGCAGGCCAAACCGGAGGCCCCCAAGCAGGCCAAACCGGAGACCCCCAAGCAGGCCAAACCCGCGGCCACAGAGCCCCCCAAGCCGGCGGCCAGCGAGTCCCCCAAGCAGGCCAAACCAGAGACCCCCAAGCAG GCCAAACCAGAGACCCCCAAGCAGGCCAAACCGGCAGCCACGGAGTCCCCCAAGCAG GCCAAACCAGAGGCCCCCAAGCAGGCCAAGCCGGTGGCCAGCGAGGCCCCCAAGCAGGCCAAGCCGGTGGCCAGCGAGGCCCCCAAGCAGGCCAAACCAGAGGCCCCCAAGCAAGCCAAACCAGAGGCCCCCAAGCAGGCCAAAACGGAGACCCCCAAGCAGGCCAAAGCGGAGGCCACGGAGGCGCCTAAACCAGCTTCTGGGACTCCTAAACAGCCCAAACCTGCGACTGTCGAGGCCCCCAAGCAGGCTAAACCAACGGCTTCTGAGGCCCCTAAAGCAACTGAGACTCAACAATCCAAAGCAACAGCCGTTGAAGCGCCCAAGCAGGCCAAACCTTCTGGTGCTGAGACTCCTAAAATGGCAAACCACACTGATGAGGCACCTAAACCAGTCCAAAAACCCACTGAGGCTCCCTCAAAACCAGCTCCAGTTGAGCCCATTGTTCCACCTCCGGCCCCCCGTAAACTCACTTTTGCCGAGGCGGTTGCAAAACCTGCACCCGTCAAGCCAGAGGCTGAGAAAATCAGTGCGGCTCCCTCTAATCAGGTGCTGTCGTCTAACGCTGCACAAACCCCAGCCAAGGCGGAGCCCGCGATCAAGATCGACAATG GGTCTGGCACAGAGTCGGACAGTGATGACTCAGTTCCTGAGCTGGAAGAACAGGACTcagcacagacacaaacacaacaaGCTCAG CTTGCAGCAGCTGCTGAAATAGACGAGGAGCCTGTAAGCAAAGCCAAACAGAGCCGCAGCGAAAAGAAGGCCCGAAAG GCGATGTCAAAGCTCGGACTTAGGCAGGTAACAGGGGTCACTAGAGTCACCATTCGCAAGTCCAAGAACATCTTGTTCGTCATCACCAAACCAGACGTCTACAAGAGCCCTGCGTCAGATACATACATCGTCTTCGGCGAAGCTAAG ATTGAAGATCTTTCTCAGCAAGCCCAGCTGGCTGCTGCAGAAAAGTTCAAGGTCCAGGGAGAAGCCACAGCAAAGATCCAGGACAACACGCAGACGCCCACAGTACAGGAGGAAAGCGAAGAGGAAGAG GTTGATGAGACCGGAGTTGAGGTGAAGGACATTGAACTCGTCATGTCACAAGCTAACGTCTCACGGGCAAAGGCTGTACGCGccctgaaaaacaacaacaacgacaTTGTCAACGCTATTATG gAGTTGACGATGTAA
- the naca gene encoding nascent polypeptide-associated complex subunit alpha isoform X33 has protein sequence MPGEATETVPVTEQEMQQPQAETAPPPAPASAQHPQVASGSAKGKGAKSGQGSSAPKAVPGRRKRSSMSASSASPTSPKSTPSSTPRSPVVSPLASSAGSSAPKVVKAGKQGKAKKGEAFEPAPVQVDQKVAEVKEKPKEPSLKKSTEAKAVPDESKSQPPPAFKVTPKPAVAAPISFADTIATSPPKSGDGVVSSKPAPLMLDDELPPLIPPQKPVKVLVSTPPVAKESPKPQGDTSAPADVTKAKTGTVPKPLPVEAPKSPTPVKAVAEEAIKPASKAAAGKTGQNKPAAGSAKASDETKLISNVAPKQVEDSKASTPKGTKPNAGVKSAPAEADKPAAVHKKAEVNKQAPEKGAVEVHEAKLVDSKVTAAEAPKQAKPVAADAPKAASKTPNQAKLTDAPKQAKPAASESPKQAKPEAPKQAKPEAPKQAKPETPKQAKPAATEPPKPAASESPKQAKPETPKQAKPETPKQAKPAATESPKQAKPEAPKQAKPEAPKQAKPEAPKQAKPEAPKQAKPEAPKQAKTETPKQAKAEATEAPKPASGTPKQPKPATVEAPKQAKPTASEAPKATETQQSKATAVEAPKQAKPSGAETPKMANHTDEAPKPVQKPTEAPSKPAPVEPIVPPPAPRKLTFAEAVAKPAPVKPEAEKISAAPSNQVLSSNAAQTPAKAEPAIKIDNGSGTESDSDDSVPELEEQDSAQTQTQQAQLAAAAEIDEEPVSKAKQSRSEKKARKAMSKLGLRQVTGVTRVTIRKSKNILFVITKPDVYKSPASDTYIVFGEAKIEDLSQQAQLAAAEKFKVQGEATAKIQDNTQTPTVQEESEEEEVDETGVEVKDIELVMSQANVSRAKAVRALKNNNNDIVNAIMELTM, from the exons ATGCCCGGCGAAGCAACAGAAACGGTCCCAGTCACCGAGCAGGAGATGCAGCAGCCTCAAGCAGAGACTG CTCCACCTCCTGCCCCAGCTTCCGCCCAGCACCCTCAGGTAGCCTCTGGCTCCGCCAAAGGCAAAGGTGCCAAGAGTGGGCAGGGTTCTTCTGCCCCAAAGGCTGTTCCTGGCAGAAGAAAGCGTTCTTCTATGTCTGCCTCTTCCGCTTCGCCCACTTCACCTAAATCTACTCCCTCCTCTACTCCCCGGTCACCTGTGGTGTCGCCTCTGGCTTCCTCGGCTGGTAGCTCCGCCCCAAAAGTAGTTAAGGCTGGCAAACAAGGAAAGGCCAAGAAAGGAGAGGCGTTTGAGCCTGCTCCTGTTCAGGTTGACCAGAAGGTCGCTGAGGTAAAGGAGAAGCCAAAGGAGCCTAGCCTGAAGAAATCTACTGAAGCCAAGGCTGTCCCAGATGAGTCTAAATCTCAGCCACCGCCTGCATTTAAAGTCACTCCAAAGCCTGCTGTTGCAGCACCAATTTCCTTTGCTGACACTATTGCTACCAGTCCCCCAAAATCAGGTGATGGGGTTGTTTCCTCAAAACCAGCTCCCCTTATGCTCGACGATGAGCTTCCTCCACTTATCCCACCTCAGAAGCCTGTTAAAGTGTTAGTCTCTACTCCTCCTGTTGCCAAAGAGAGTCCCAAACCTCAGGGTGATACGTCCGCCCCTGCAGACGTCACTAAAGCCAAGACGGGTACTGTGCCCAAACCTTTGCCTGTTGAAGCTCCTAAGTCACCAACCCCGGTGAAAGCTGTAGCTGAGGAGGCCATTAAGCCAGCTTCTAAGGCTGCGGCCGGGAAGACTGGCCAAAACAAACCTGCTGCTGGGTCTGCAAAGGCGTCTGATGAGACTAAATTGATCTCTAACGTGGCCCCTAAACAGGTCGAGGACAGTAAAGCTTCGACTCCTAAAGGTACAAAGCCAAATGCAGGTGTAAAATCAGCCCCGGCTGAGGCTGACAAGCCAGCAGCAGTGCACAAGAAAGCAGAGGTTAACAAACAAGCCCCCGAAAAGGGTGCCGTGGAAGTTCATGAGGCTAAACTGGTTGACTCAAAGGTAACAGCTGCTGAGGCACCCAAACAAGCCAAACCGGTGGCTGCCGATGCTCCTAAGGCAGCTTCTAAAACTCCAAACCAGGCCAAGTTGACTGATGCACCTAAGCAGGCCAAACCGGCGGCCAGCGAGTCCCCCAAGCAGGCCAAACCGGAGGCCCCCAAGCAGGCCAAACCGGAGGCCCCCAAGCAGGCCAAACCGGAGACCCCCAAGCAGGCCAAACCCGCGGCCACAGAGCCCCCCAAGCCGGCGGCCAGCGAGTCCCCCAAGCAGGCCAAACCAGAGACCCCCAAGCAG GCCAAACCAGAGACCCCCAAGCAGGCCAAACCGGCAGCCACGGAGTCCCCCAAGCAGGCCAAACCAGAGGCCCCCAAGCAG GCCAAACCAGAGGCCCCCAAGCAGGCCAAACCAGAG GCCCCCAAGCAGGCCAAACCAGAGGCCCCCAAGCAAGCCAAACCAGAGGCCCCCAAGCAGGCCAAAACGGAGACCCCCAAGCAGGCCAAAGCGGAGGCCACGGAGGCGCCTAAACCAGCTTCTGGGACTCCTAAACAGCCCAAACCTGCGACTGTCGAGGCCCCCAAGCAGGCTAAACCAACGGCTTCTGAGGCCCCTAAAGCAACTGAGACTCAACAATCCAAAGCAACAGCCGTTGAAGCGCCCAAGCAGGCCAAACCTTCTGGTGCTGAGACTCCTAAAATGGCAAACCACACTGATGAGGCACCTAAACCAGTCCAAAAACCCACTGAGGCTCCCTCAAAACCAGCTCCAGTTGAGCCCATTGTTCCACCTCCGGCCCCCCGTAAACTCACTTTTGCCGAGGCGGTTGCAAAACCTGCACCCGTCAAGCCAGAGGCTGAGAAAATCAGTGCGGCTCCCTCTAATCAGGTGCTGTCGTCTAACGCTGCACAAACCCCAGCCAAGGCGGAGCCCGCGATCAAGATCGACAATG GGTCTGGCACAGAGTCGGACAGTGATGACTCAGTTCCTGAGCTGGAAGAACAGGACTcagcacagacacaaacacaacaaGCTCAG CTTGCAGCAGCTGCTGAAATAGACGAGGAGCCTGTAAGCAAAGCCAAACAGAGCCGCAGCGAAAAGAAGGCCCGAAAG GCGATGTCAAAGCTCGGACTTAGGCAGGTAACAGGGGTCACTAGAGTCACCATTCGCAAGTCCAAGAACATCTTGTTCGTCATCACCAAACCAGACGTCTACAAGAGCCCTGCGTCAGATACATACATCGTCTTCGGCGAAGCTAAG ATTGAAGATCTTTCTCAGCAAGCCCAGCTGGCTGCTGCAGAAAAGTTCAAGGTCCAGGGAGAAGCCACAGCAAAGATCCAGGACAACACGCAGACGCCCACAGTACAGGAGGAAAGCGAAGAGGAAGAG GTTGATGAGACCGGAGTTGAGGTGAAGGACATTGAACTCGTCATGTCACAAGCTAACGTCTCACGGGCAAAGGCTGTACGCGccctgaaaaacaacaacaacgacaTTGTCAACGCTATTATG gAGTTGACGATGTAA
- the naca gene encoding nascent polypeptide-associated complex subunit alpha isoform X10: protein MPGEATETVPVTEQEMQQPQAETAPPPAPASAQHPQVASGSAKGKGAKSGQGSSAPKAVPGRRKRSSMSASSASPTSPKSTPSSTPRSPVVSPLASSAGSSAPKVVKAGKQGKAKKGEAFEPAPVQVDQKVAEVKEKPKEPSLKKSTEAKAVPDESKSQPPPAFKVTPKPAVAAPISFADTIATSPPKSGDGVVSSKPAPLMLDDELPPLIPPQKPVKVLVSTPPVAKESPKPQGDTSAPADVTKAKTGTVPKPLPVEAPKSPTPVKAVAEEAIKPASKAAAGKTGQNKPAAGSAKASDETKLISNVAPKQVEDSKASTPKGTKPNAGVKSAPAEADKPAAVHKKAEVNKQAPEKGAVEVHEAKLVDSKVTAAEAPKQAKPVAADAPKAASKTPNQAKLTDAPKQAKPAASESPKQAKPEAPKQAKPEAPKQAKPETPKQAKPAATEPPKPAASESPKQAKPETPKQAKPETPKQAKPAATESPKQAKPEAPKQAKPVSSEAPKQAKPEAPKQAKQVASESPKQAKPEAPKQAKPEAPKQAKPVASEAPKQAKPVASEAPKQAKPEAPKQAKPEAPKQAKTETPKQAKAEATEAPKPASGTPKQPKPATVEAPKQAKPTASEAPKATETQQSKATAVEAPKQAKPSGAETPKMANHTDEAPKPVQKPTEAPSKPAPVEPIVPPPAPRKLTFAEAVAKPAPVKPEAEKISAAPSNQVLSSNAAQTPAKAEPAIKIDNGSGTESDSDDSVPELEEQDSAQTQTQQAQLAAAAEIDEEPVSKAKQSRSEKKARKAMSKLGLRQVTGVTRVTIRKSKNILFVITKPDVYKSPASDTYIVFGEAKIEDLSQQAQLAAAEKFKVQGEATAKIQDNTQTPTVQEESEEEEVDETGVEVKDIELVMSQANVSRAKAVRALKNNNNDIVNAIMELTM, encoded by the exons ATGCCCGGCGAAGCAACAGAAACGGTCCCAGTCACCGAGCAGGAGATGCAGCAGCCTCAAGCAGAGACTG CTCCACCTCCTGCCCCAGCTTCCGCCCAGCACCCTCAGGTAGCCTCTGGCTCCGCCAAAGGCAAAGGTGCCAAGAGTGGGCAGGGTTCTTCTGCCCCAAAGGCTGTTCCTGGCAGAAGAAAGCGTTCTTCTATGTCTGCCTCTTCCGCTTCGCCCACTTCACCTAAATCTACTCCCTCCTCTACTCCCCGGTCACCTGTGGTGTCGCCTCTGGCTTCCTCGGCTGGTAGCTCCGCCCCAAAAGTAGTTAAGGCTGGCAAACAAGGAAAGGCCAAGAAAGGAGAGGCGTTTGAGCCTGCTCCTGTTCAGGTTGACCAGAAGGTCGCTGAGGTAAAGGAGAAGCCAAAGGAGCCTAGCCTGAAGAAATCTACTGAAGCCAAGGCTGTCCCAGATGAGTCTAAATCTCAGCCACCGCCTGCATTTAAAGTCACTCCAAAGCCTGCTGTTGCAGCACCAATTTCCTTTGCTGACACTATTGCTACCAGTCCCCCAAAATCAGGTGATGGGGTTGTTTCCTCAAAACCAGCTCCCCTTATGCTCGACGATGAGCTTCCTCCACTTATCCCACCTCAGAAGCCTGTTAAAGTGTTAGTCTCTACTCCTCCTGTTGCCAAAGAGAGTCCCAAACCTCAGGGTGATACGTCCGCCCCTGCAGACGTCACTAAAGCCAAGACGGGTACTGTGCCCAAACCTTTGCCTGTTGAAGCTCCTAAGTCACCAACCCCGGTGAAAGCTGTAGCTGAGGAGGCCATTAAGCCAGCTTCTAAGGCTGCGGCCGGGAAGACTGGCCAAAACAAACCTGCTGCTGGGTCTGCAAAGGCGTCTGATGAGACTAAATTGATCTCTAACGTGGCCCCTAAACAGGTCGAGGACAGTAAAGCTTCGACTCCTAAAGGTACAAAGCCAAATGCAGGTGTAAAATCAGCCCCGGCTGAGGCTGACAAGCCAGCAGCAGTGCACAAGAAAGCAGAGGTTAACAAACAAGCCCCCGAAAAGGGTGCCGTGGAAGTTCATGAGGCTAAACTGGTTGACTCAAAGGTAACAGCTGCTGAGGCACCCAAACAAGCCAAACCGGTGGCTGCCGATGCTCCTAAGGCAGCTTCTAAAACTCCAAACCAGGCCAAGTTGACTGATGCACCTAAGCAGGCCAAACCGGCGGCCAGCGAGTCCCCCAAGCAGGCCAAACCGGAGGCCCCCAAGCAGGCCAAACCGGAGGCCCCCAAGCAGGCCAAACCGGAGACCCCCAAGCAGGCCAAACCCGCGGCCACAGAGCCCCCCAAGCCGGCGGCCAGCGAGTCCCCCAAGCAGGCCAAACCAGAGACCCCCAAGCAG GCCAAACCAGAGACCCCCAAGCAGGCCAAACCGGCAGCCACGGAGTCCCCCAAGCAGGCCAAACCAGAGGCCCCCAAGCAG GCCAAACCGGTGTCCAGCGAGGCCCCCAAGCAGGCCAAACCAGAGGCCCCCAAGCAGGCCAAACAGGTGGCCAGCGAGTCCCCCAAGCAGGCCAAACCAGAGGCCCCCAAGCAGGCCAAACCAGAGGCCCCCAAGCAGGCCAAGCCGGTGGCCAGCGAGGCCCCCAAGCAGGCCAAGCCGGTGGCCAGCGAGGCCCCCAAGCAGGCCAAACCAGAGGCCCCCAAGCAAGCCAAACCAGAGGCCCCCAAGCAGGCCAAAACGGAGACCCCCAAGCAGGCCAAAGCGGAGGCCACGGAGGCGCCTAAACCAGCTTCTGGGACTCCTAAACAGCCCAAACCTGCGACTGTCGAGGCCCCCAAGCAGGCTAAACCAACGGCTTCTGAGGCCCCTAAAGCAACTGAGACTCAACAATCCAAAGCAACAGCCGTTGAAGCGCCCAAGCAGGCCAAACCTTCTGGTGCTGAGACTCCTAAAATGGCAAACCACACTGATGAGGCACCTAAACCAGTCCAAAAACCCACTGAGGCTCCCTCAAAACCAGCTCCAGTTGAGCCCATTGTTCCACCTCCGGCCCCCCGTAAACTCACTTTTGCCGAGGCGGTTGCAAAACCTGCACCCGTCAAGCCAGAGGCTGAGAAAATCAGTGCGGCTCCCTCTAATCAGGTGCTGTCGTCTAACGCTGCACAAACCCCAGCCAAGGCGGAGCCCGCGATCAAGATCGACAATG GGTCTGGCACAGAGTCGGACAGTGATGACTCAGTTCCTGAGCTGGAAGAACAGGACTcagcacagacacaaacacaacaaGCTCAG CTTGCAGCAGCTGCTGAAATAGACGAGGAGCCTGTAAGCAAAGCCAAACAGAGCCGCAGCGAAAAGAAGGCCCGAAAG GCGATGTCAAAGCTCGGACTTAGGCAGGTAACAGGGGTCACTAGAGTCACCATTCGCAAGTCCAAGAACATCTTGTTCGTCATCACCAAACCAGACGTCTACAAGAGCCCTGCGTCAGATACATACATCGTCTTCGGCGAAGCTAAG ATTGAAGATCTTTCTCAGCAAGCCCAGCTGGCTGCTGCAGAAAAGTTCAAGGTCCAGGGAGAAGCCACAGCAAAGATCCAGGACAACACGCAGACGCCCACAGTACAGGAGGAAAGCGAAGAGGAAGAG GTTGATGAGACCGGAGTTGAGGTGAAGGACATTGAACTCGTCATGTCACAAGCTAACGTCTCACGGGCAAAGGCTGTACGCGccctgaaaaacaacaacaacgacaTTGTCAACGCTATTATG gAGTTGACGATGTAA
- the naca gene encoding nascent polypeptide-associated complex subunit alpha isoform X24, with amino-acid sequence MPGEATETVPVTEQEMQQPQAETAPPPAPASAQHPQVASGSAKGKGAKSGQGSSAPKAVPGRRKRSSMSASSASPTSPKSTPSSTPRSPVVSPLASSAGSSAPKVVKAGKQGKAKKGEAFEPAPVQVDQKVAEVKEKPKEPSLKKSTEAKAVPDESKSQPPPAFKVTPKPAVAAPISFADTIATSPPKSGDGVVSSKPAPLMLDDELPPLIPPQKPVKVLVSTPPVAKESPKPQGDTSAPADVTKAKTGTVPKPLPVEAPKSPTPVKAVAEEAIKPASKAAAGKTGQNKPAAGSAKASDETKLISNVAPKQVEDSKASTPKGTKPNAGVKSAPAEADKPAAVHKKAEVNKQAPEKGAVEVHEAKLVDSKVTAAEAPKQAKPVAADAPKAASKTPNQAKLTDAPKQAKPAASESPKQAKPEAPKQAKPEAPKQAKPETPKQAKPAATEPPKPAASESPKQAKPETPKQAKPETPKQAKPAATESPKQAKPEAPKQAKPEAPKQAKPEAPKQAKPVASEAPKQAKPVASEAPKQAKPEAPKQAKPEAPKQAKTETPKQAKAEATEAPKPASGTPKQPKPATVEAPKQAKPTASEAPKATETQQSKATAVEAPKQAKPSGAETPKMANHTDEAPKPVQKPTEAPSKPAPVEPIVPPPAPRKLTFAEAVAKPAPVKPEAEKISAAPSNQVLSSNAAQTPAKAEPAIKIDNGSGTESDSDDSVPELEEQDSAQTQTQQAQLAAAAEIDEEPVSKAKQSRSEKKARKAMSKLGLRQVTGVTRVTIRKSKNILFVITKPDVYKSPASDTYIVFGEAKIEDLSQQAQLAAAEKFKVQGEATAKIQDNTQTPTVQEESEEEEVDETGVEVKDIELVMSQANVSRAKAVRALKNNNNDIVNAIMELTM; translated from the exons ATGCCCGGCGAAGCAACAGAAACGGTCCCAGTCACCGAGCAGGAGATGCAGCAGCCTCAAGCAGAGACTG CTCCACCTCCTGCCCCAGCTTCCGCCCAGCACCCTCAGGTAGCCTCTGGCTCCGCCAAAGGCAAAGGTGCCAAGAGTGGGCAGGGTTCTTCTGCCCCAAAGGCTGTTCCTGGCAGAAGAAAGCGTTCTTCTATGTCTGCCTCTTCCGCTTCGCCCACTTCACCTAAATCTACTCCCTCCTCTACTCCCCGGTCACCTGTGGTGTCGCCTCTGGCTTCCTCGGCTGGTAGCTCCGCCCCAAAAGTAGTTAAGGCTGGCAAACAAGGAAAGGCCAAGAAAGGAGAGGCGTTTGAGCCTGCTCCTGTTCAGGTTGACCAGAAGGTCGCTGAGGTAAAGGAGAAGCCAAAGGAGCCTAGCCTGAAGAAATCTACTGAAGCCAAGGCTGTCCCAGATGAGTCTAAATCTCAGCCACCGCCTGCATTTAAAGTCACTCCAAAGCCTGCTGTTGCAGCACCAATTTCCTTTGCTGACACTATTGCTACCAGTCCCCCAAAATCAGGTGATGGGGTTGTTTCCTCAAAACCAGCTCCCCTTATGCTCGACGATGAGCTTCCTCCACTTATCCCACCTCAGAAGCCTGTTAAAGTGTTAGTCTCTACTCCTCCTGTTGCCAAAGAGAGTCCCAAACCTCAGGGTGATACGTCCGCCCCTGCAGACGTCACTAAAGCCAAGACGGGTACTGTGCCCAAACCTTTGCCTGTTGAAGCTCCTAAGTCACCAACCCCGGTGAAAGCTGTAGCTGAGGAGGCCATTAAGCCAGCTTCTAAGGCTGCGGCCGGGAAGACTGGCCAAAACAAACCTGCTGCTGGGTCTGCAAAGGCGTCTGATGAGACTAAATTGATCTCTAACGTGGCCCCTAAACAGGTCGAGGACAGTAAAGCTTCGACTCCTAAAGGTACAAAGCCAAATGCAGGTGTAAAATCAGCCCCGGCTGAGGCTGACAAGCCAGCAGCAGTGCACAAGAAAGCAGAGGTTAACAAACAAGCCCCCGAAAAGGGTGCCGTGGAAGTTCATGAGGCTAAACTGGTTGACTCAAAGGTAACAGCTGCTGAGGCACCCAAACAAGCCAAACCGGTGGCTGCCGATGCTCCTAAGGCAGCTTCTAAAACTCCAAACCAGGCCAAGTTGACTGATGCACCTAAGCAGGCCAAACCGGCGGCCAGCGAGTCCCCCAAGCAGGCCAAACCGGAGGCCCCCAAGCAGGCCAAACCGGAGGCCCCCAAGCAGGCCAAACCGGAGACCCCCAAGCAGGCCAAACCCGCGGCCACAGAGCCCCCCAAGCCGGCGGCCAGCGAGTCCCCCAAGCAGGCCAAACCAGAGACCCCCAAGCAG GCCAAACCAGAGACCCCCAAGCAGGCCAAACCGGCAGCCACGGAGTCCCCCAAGCAGGCCAAACCAGAGGCCCCCAAGCAG GCCAAACCAGAGGCCCCCAAGCAGGCCAAACCAGAGGCCCCCAAGCAGGCCAAGCCGGTGGCCAGCGAGGCCCCCAAGCAGGCCAAGCCGGTGGCCAGCGAGGCCCCCAAGCAGGCCAAACCAGAGGCCCCCAAGCAAGCCAAACCAGAGGCCCCCAAGCAGGCCAAAACGGAGACCCCCAAGCAGGCCAAAGCGGAGGCCACGGAGGCGCCTAAACCAGCTTCTGGGACTCCTAAACAGCCCAAACCTGCGACTGTCGAGGCCCCCAAGCAGGCTAAACCAACGGCTTCTGAGGCCCCTAAAGCAACTGAGACTCAACAATCCAAAGCAACAGCCGTTGAAGCGCCCAAGCAGGCCAAACCTTCTGGTGCTGAGACTCCTAAAATGGCAAACCACACTGATGAGGCACCTAAACCAGTCCAAAAACCCACTGAGGCTCCCTCAAAACCAGCTCCAGTTGAGCCCATTGTTCCACCTCCGGCCCCCCGTAAACTCACTTTTGCCGAGGCGGTTGCAAAACCTGCACCCGTCAAGCCAGAGGCTGAGAAAATCAGTGCGGCTCCCTCTAATCAGGTGCTGTCGTCTAACGCTGCACAAACCCCAGCCAAGGCGGAGCCCGCGATCAAGATCGACAATG GGTCTGGCACAGAGTCGGACAGTGATGACTCAGTTCCTGAGCTGGAAGAACAGGACTcagcacagacacaaacacaacaaGCTCAG CTTGCAGCAGCTGCTGAAATAGACGAGGAGCCTGTAAGCAAAGCCAAACAGAGCCGCAGCGAAAAGAAGGCCCGAAAG GCGATGTCAAAGCTCGGACTTAGGCAGGTAACAGGGGTCACTAGAGTCACCATTCGCAAGTCCAAGAACATCTTGTTCGTCATCACCAAACCAGACGTCTACAAGAGCCCTGCGTCAGATACATACATCGTCTTCGGCGAAGCTAAG ATTGAAGATCTTTCTCAGCAAGCCCAGCTGGCTGCTGCAGAAAAGTTCAAGGTCCAGGGAGAAGCCACAGCAAAGATCCAGGACAACACGCAGACGCCCACAGTACAGGAGGAAAGCGAAGAGGAAGAG GTTGATGAGACCGGAGTTGAGGTGAAGGACATTGAACTCGTCATGTCACAAGCTAACGTCTCACGGGCAAAGGCTGTACGCGccctgaaaaacaacaacaacgacaTTGTCAACGCTATTATG gAGTTGACGATGTAA